The window aacggctgtgtttcgttgtcatcctgacttgctcagagctatcggccaatcacaatcgtgtatcttctgtcctcggtcagctcagcagatggtctctccttttatggtaaagtcaactggacagtatactgtgtcgtctgaactttgccaaaagaggaaacactttgtctggaagttttcctttgtcagctgctgtcttgtacgctttgtcgagacgactcagcagcttcattgtgaagttgttcccgaaggtcttctagatccttctgtttgctgagttgcgtttttgttcaaaaacggcaacgtcttgacatacgcgggccgagtgtactgagttgtttgacttgggccttggcttccgtattgggcttggacctttcgattcttatgtcttatagtattttaactcaacattgaacaaacacattagtagaattaaatcaaagcatttaaacttagtgtgtttagaatatgtatatatattatacttaaccaattttgtcaaatcaaaattatgtggaaaggtgtttcaacaggtagTTCCGACAACACATCGACATGCTAAAAGTAAAGCGCGACAACACGGTAATATGGAAGCATAACGTCAAGCATGGTGTCCACAAATGATCGAAAGATCCTCCCTAGCAGTGCATGTGCCAGTATCCGGTCCTCCTTTGACCCATTGTCTATCTTTCTAAAAAAACTAATACATTCTAGACACAACAAATTCCCACAGTAATTTTCTCCACATCAAATTAGTGTGTTGAGCGTGGATCAAACAAAGCATCCGTAGTCACTTTAAAACTCCCTTATTAGTCTCAATAGTTCATCCATCGCCTTAGGTACCCCAACACCCCCCCCCCTACAAAAGTCATGTGTCCAAAGATCTCAACCCTTCAACTGAAAGATCACCCCAATAGATGCCAATGGACAACTGCTAACTCCTTAGGTCATATCTCTAGAACTAGATGTATGTCTCGATGAAGGGTAGCTCCGACCGCACCTCGACATGCTAAAAGTAAAGCGCGACAACACGGTAAAAATGGAAGCATCACAAACGATCGAAAAATCCTCCCTCGCAATTTCCATATGGGCGACCTTGTCCTTCGTAGCATCGAAGCCTCTCGATTAACCAAAGGTCGGGGCAAGTTCGGTTGCAATTAGGAAGGTGCTTTCCAAATCAATGCATGTATCAATTTCCATAGTTATGGAATGCATGACCTCACATGCGAAAATCATCCCTAGAACATAAACGAAGATGCCATAAGGAAGTACTACTAGTAAACACTAAAATCCTTATATTTTGGTTCTTTTGAGTTACTTCACAAAGTCGATTTTTGAGAAGATGAATTTTTGAGATACATATCAGGATCATAATTTTTGAGATACATCTTGGATGCTCTCTCCAGCCTAAACACTTCCTCCAACCATTGCCTTTCTAGCAGAAACTCGTTTCTTTGCCCAAGCTAACGTAACCTCGCTAAGAGACGAATTATGACTCATTCATGCGCAAAAAGAACCAAAATACACACTTAATAATTCACAAACTTTAATAAACTTGCAGAACTCCGTAACTCTAAGATATATGAAATGCCCTCTTTGCTCCGGATGAAAATGGGTTCCCCACTTTTCAGTATTGCTATCATGTcttgatattttatttgatCTTcataggataaaataaaaaataaaaaaaaaggatagcACCTCATCTTCATCGAGGATTTAGGAGCGCTCTTGATCCTACTTCTCTAATAGATGAAATACTAAAGGGGTCTCGCCATgtgttttaattccacaaattaatgaggttaccaggctctgataccataccATGGAACCATTTGAACCaaaagctcgaactgatagttaaggaccaatcatatatcttatattaatatctgacataCGAGTAATTACACATTCACTATATCAGAAAAGATCATCATTTAAAAACCACTACAAAAATAGGACATCCCACATTCCATAACATAGCCCTGGAAATCGTCGATTGTAGGAGACACACGTTTAGAACCAAGAACGTCTCTTGTAATGAGAAATATCAAACATATGACGTGGTCCCAGTCCATTTgacccaaaattaaaaaaaattgtcatcATTATCACAATTCTTTAGAAACCGTACACCTGATACATGTCTCAAAGATCTCCCTAAGGCAAGAACCAAAATAGATGCCCACAAGCTTTGACCCTTGGGAGTGCAGCTCATTACAGACTAAACCTTGGGATATCTGATCCATATAATCAATGAATAGCTATTGAAGCCTTGAAAGACTTCGAACCAAGCTAACAAGGGGCATATGTTATTAGAGTATTAATTACACCACCCATGTGGACCAATAAGGAGCATTCCCGCTTCGTTACCTTCCATTTGCGTTAATACGTTGCGTCTACAACTGCCACACCTTTTTTTAAGCATTTATCATTTAAATGAATAGCCACTCACCTTACTAATATGAAAATTTTCATGTAGAATTACATATAGCATTGTGATTATTCAATCTGTGATGGGATCCGCTTCAATGGAAAACTTAGTTAGCATTTTTATTTGAGCTacaacatatttatatatacacatCATatgatataattatatattacatCTAAACCAATATATACATTGATTTGAGAGGAACCCAAAGATTTTGCAATACCAGAAACCTAATTAAAAAAAGAATCATAAATTGAGAAATGAATGTCAATTTCAGAActacttttctttctttctttctatctatctttctttctttttcctgctttccctttccctttccctttACCCCCACAAACAATTACTTCCTAAACGATCAGATTACAGTTGCGTTATACCATTAGTTGCTCCAGTATCTGTATTCTCTGTTTGTCTGATAACAAAGTGATCAACTATTTTAACAGTATTCAGTGGGTCCTGCTGAGAAGTAGCAGCTCGCCATTTACTTGGATATTTTCGTTGGTGACTCAACTGCTGCGGCTGCTTCGTTTCTGCATCCCAATGCGAATCCAATTTCCATTGCTTCGGTGTCTGCAGTAACATGCGAATACCTTACTATGACTGTCTGAATATAACATGAAATTTCACAGTTCTAACTAGCTGTGAGCTTTGATCTGTTTCCATATCCGAAACATATTAGGATAGTTCGACTTTAACAGTCATCTTTATGTCTATCAACGGATAGTAGTGAGGCGGCATCAAGTCTCAAATTGCAAATGGAAAACAAAATAGATTGAATTCTTACCTTATCAACTGCTAGGGTGAAAACTTCGAGATCGCCATCTTCTTTAATGTGGAATCGTGTGAATGACTTGTAATTAGCAATTCGAAGTGAGGAGAATGCTTCATCAAAGTGCAAGTGAAACCAATTGATGCAGATATACAAGTAGCTTCcaaaaatcaaagaaacaaCCGGTGTTGAAAAGACCCAGAAATAGAGGAAAACCGAAGCATAATAGATGATAGAACCTCCTCTTGACAGTGACGCAATCCCCTTCTTGCAAATATTACTCCGTGTCACAGCCATTACCTGATAATTTCTCTCGTGAATATTCTAATATCAGAGTATCATATTTCTGTAACATTAGGACTTCATTACCTCAGGAACATCAAAGGCAGACATGAGATATTTAATGCATGCTGGATAAAGCCCAAATGTCCATTGCTCTATACGAGATCGAAGGCCTGTAGGATCTGGAAAGTGCTCACTTTCCACTGATCTGTACCACTGATACAATGTGTGATATCCTGAAAAAATAACTATATCATCAACAAAATTATCATACAACTTCTTGAAGCACTACATATATGCCAATTAATGATAAATAATAGCAATTTCTAAAACCTGAGACAAGAAatgttttgtatagttgtaaaAAATTAGCATAAATTCAAAGCTAGCCAAATATGAATTTAATCAGCTATCTTGATGAGTTAAATTTGAGTGCATCATTAAGTGTGATTTTGGATATTAGTAACAAACTAGAAATGCATAAGAAAAGATGCAACTTACCTGAAGTTGCTAGCAGGTTATGCCGGATGCATGTCTCAACACCCAATTCCATGAGCAACATAAGAATGAGAGCGGCCAAAAGGTGTGAAGaaacatgaagaatcccaaTAATAGCCCGCTTCTTCCTAGAAACTTTTGGTGGCACAAATGCAATAGCTGCAATTAGCAATAATAGAACACCAGCCAATGACACATAAGAATTTTCCAGCACGTGCAGAAAAACATTCCACACTGTGCCAAAGAAGCTCCCCAAGTGACCAGAAAATGTATCAGCTTGCAAGATGTGGTCGAGCTTGCACTagaaacaaaacgaagaaaCTCAAGTCAATCATCAGCAACATAAAAAGAAACTGTTTGTAAACAACCAGTAAAACCTTCAATAAACTATGCCAGAATTGAGAATACTAAGAATGTAACACAAATTAGATGCTTACCTGTGGGAACATAGAAAAGCTCAACACGAAGTATATAACTCCACCAATTATATCAAATTGCCAGTTTTTCTTTCTGAACTTCAAAATGTTTCCCAATGCAATCTGCAACCAATAATAAAATAGCCAATAGCACTAAGAAATTGAAGGATTTATAAAAATCAATAGCAAGATTAGAACAaagttaaagaaaaaaataaatacccTGCTTGAATCATCTAAAGAAGGATATGCAGCTTTCATCTCATACTTCGTTCCATACTGTTCTTCGAAATTACTAAAGACATGGGTAGGATGTAAAAATGCACCACCACAACCGTTTACAATTAGATGTTGAACATGAACAGGTCCATCAGAAGGAACAAATGAATGACGCATATAATGATGCAAGTCCCCAGCAATTCGAAGTTTACACCTTCCTTTCAAATAATGGCATATCAGGTGTGAGACATTCTTTCCAGAAACACCATTCCAGTACCAATCAAGCAGCCAATTTGGTTCATGTGTCATGATGATCACTGAGTCATTTTCTCCAACCTGAATTTCAGATgatcagaaaattatcaaacaaCTAAAAGGGAAAAGATAGCCTGCTGCAGGTGTCAACCTAGATTTCCATAagaattcaaaaaaaataaagcacGGTTGTTTAAAATCCTGATTAACCAAAGGGCGACATCATGGAGGATCAAATACACAGACAGAACCTAAGAGTCAACACTCCATACTGGCTATAACGTTATCTAGAGGAAAGAGTTTCCTCATATTGAAATCAGCATTTGGAGTACGAGTAAGATGATAATACAACAATCTAACATATTTTCAGCAATGCATTAATGAACTAACAGCATTATgtcaaaaggaaaaaaaaaaaaaagataagacaATTCATTAAATGTGTCTCTAAGGAGTTGCATGCATCAAGTAAGTTTCTGTACAATGATCACCAATAGGATTCTCAAGTAAAATAACACCAAAAAAGCtgcaaaatcatcaattctttaTACATAATGCTTACTTGGATGAATTAATATGTTTTCGCATATGTATAAGTATAAAGGCTTGGCCTCAAGTATAAAAATTAATCTGAAAGTAATACATAATATAACACAGAATTTCCCTTCAAGTCAGCAAAGTAGCCTGCATAACTATAGGACTCTAATACCTAAAAAAACTTGGAAGGCCTCTTTCATGTATCGCAGAACAGTAGAATAGCCTTATATAAACGTAGAATTATCTATGTCCAACATTAATAATTAACAGTGTCCATGCTACCATGTGGATTTCCCTTGTAATAAAACTATATCAAGCATGATGGAAGAGCAGGTCAACAACAATCTTAAGTGGTCGTGTAGTTAGTTTCGATAAGTACCTTATCCTTTATTACTTCAGAAAAGAATTTGAACTGGTACACATCAATATCGTTATGGAGGGCTAGATCAAGACCAAAAACCCACCACCGTTTTGGGAGCTGCAACGCAAAATAACTCTTTTTCTGGGGCATAAACCACCCACCCAACCAGCTCTTGTGACATATATACCTCATAAAAGTATGAAGTCCATCAAACCAATCtgtaaaaaagaaataaataaattcctTTTAATGGAAAAATACCACCTACCAACGAAACACATACCATTGTATTAAAGATTACAGAAATAAATGCATTAAAATAATTTGTGATGTTAAGAGCTTTCACAGAGGGGACAAAAACTTAAAAGGGAGGTTCATGAAGAAAAAAACCAACCATGGTTTCCAGGAATGATAAAACACTGAGGTCCATCATACTTCTTCAGTTCAGAAACCCCAGTAGGTAGCTCAGGCTTGTTTATAGCTACATGATCCTGTTCATACCATGATGGAGGCTGTAGAGCACATTCAAAAGGGGAAAAAAGGCGCTTCTCATATGTGAATGCTGATGGATTGGGATATCTACAGCAAAACCATAACAGACCAATAAGTTTAGTGATCATCAATGCTTCTAACCTTATCAGAGTGCATTCTTATATGCTTGCTACATAACCTAAATTATAATCTGATGATTTCAAAATTTAAGTAATACAAATCATCAACAGTAGGAATAAACTAAAACTTACGCAAGATCCCCTCCGATAAGAAGTAGGTTCCCACGCGGTAACGAAATAGAACCTTTTCCAGGAAGCTTAATGGAAGGCTGAGCAAGTAATCTTGCGACTGCATAAGATGAGTTTCCACCATCACCTGTATCAGCCATGAAATCAAACCATAAATCATCCTTGTCACTGAAGTGATCATACAGAAGATCTCCCGGCTGTACTCCATCTTCAAACTTCATCATTGCTGCCTGGTGATAAAGAAAAGGTAACACAGTCTAATTAAATTGCCAAAATGAgggaaaaagaaaacataaaataagattgaaaattgaaattaattgtGAAAATAAAAGGAACCCGAAACTTATAATTGTTACTTGAACCAAAAAAGTAGTTAATGGAAGGAACTAGAACATATGTAGCACCATCATATTAGTTAATTCGATCAAGCGATCAAGCGatttaagaagaagaaaattaatAGCAAATTTGTCAGTGATCAAATTACAAATGAGAGTCAATGACAGAAAACCAACTCAACAGTAAATCTCAAAAAGGCTTCTGCTACGATATTTAAAAAAGAGAATCGACCTTCTCAAAAAGTACTAGAGCAGTTGTTACAGCATTTCTCACTTGATTGATAACCATCAGTTGATGGTTCTATGACTAAGAAAATGCATTTTGTATCCTAAAAAACAGCTCCTTTCTTGTAGCATCAAAGGCAACTAAACAATAGCCACATATTAAGCGTGAaagaattcttttttttttaaagcctCATTCAGAATGTATTTCATATATAACTCAACTTGAGCAGATACTTATAAAGTATGTAAACAAATATA of the Euphorbia lathyris chromosome 7, ddEupLath1.1, whole genome shotgun sequence genome contains:
- the LOC136235226 gene encoding uncharacterized protein isoform X2, giving the protein MGVDLRMNLSLFLTIYLSSILFLLVFHIIFLGLWYVGLVSQVAGKRPELLTIVQNCAVLSVACCVFYSHCGNRAILRDRPLGRRNSGWFSLWNKTERNAWIINLLRVNEFKDKICSSWFAPVGSASDYPLLSKWVIYGEIGCNGSECAGSDEISPIYSLWATFIGLYIANYVVERSTGWTLSHPLSVQEYEKSKEMQMKPDFLDMVPWYSGTSADLFKTVFDLLVSVTVFVGRFDMRMMQAAMMKFEDGVQPGDLLYDHFSDKDDLWFDFMADTGDGGNSSYAVARLLAQPSIKLPGKGSISLPRGNLLLIGGDLAYPNPSAFTYEKRLFSPFECALQPPSWYEQDHVAINKPELPTGVSELKKYDGPQCFIIPGNHDWFDGLHTFMRYICHKSWLGGWFMPQKKSYFALQLPKRWWVFGLDLALHNDIDVYQFKFFSEVIKDKVGENDSVIIMTHEPNWLLDWYWNGVSGKNVSHLICHYLKGRCKLRIAGDLHHYMRHSFVPSDGPVHVQHLIVNGCGGAFLHPTHVFSNFEEQYGTKYEMKAAYPSLDDSSRIALGNILKFRKKNWQFDIIGGVIYFVLSFSMFPQCKLDHILQADTFSGHLGSFFGTVWNVFLHVLENSYVSLAGVLLLLIAAIAFVPPKVSRKKRAIIGILHVSSHLLAALILMLLMELGVETCIRHNLLATSGYHTLYQWYRSVESEHFPDPTGLRSRIEQWTFGLYPACIKYLMSAFDVPEVMAVTRSNICKKGIASLSRGGSIIYYASVFLYFWVFSTPVVSLIFGSYLYICINWFHLHFDEAFSSLRIANYKSFTRFHIKEDGDLEVFTLAVDKTPKQWKLDSHWDAETKQPQQLSHQRKYPSKWRAATSQQDPLNTVKIVDHFVIRQTENTDTGATNGITQL
- the LOC136235226 gene encoding uncharacterized protein isoform X1, which produces MGSDRLLDSLKMERVRTIFTHTYPYPHEHSRHAIIAVVVGCLFFISSDNMHTLIEKLDKNVKWWSMYGCLLGFFYFFSSPFLEKTIKPSYSNFSRWYIAWILVAALYHLPSFQSMGVDLRMNLSLFLTIYLSSILFLLVFHIIFLGLWYVGLVSQVAGKRPELLTIVQNCAVLSVACCVFYSHCGNRAILRDRPLGRRNSGWFSLWNKTERNAWIINLLRVNEFKDKICSSWFAPVGSASDYPLLSKWVIYGEIGCNGSECAGSDEISPIYSLWATFIGLYIANYVVERSTGWTLSHPLSVQEYEKSKEMQMKPDFLDMVPWYSGTSADLFKTVFDLLVSVTVFVGRFDMRMMQAAMMKFEDGVQPGDLLYDHFSDKDDLWFDFMADTGDGGNSSYAVARLLAQPSIKLPGKGSISLPRGNLLLIGGDLAYPNPSAFTYEKRLFSPFECALQPPSWYEQDHVAINKPELPTGVSELKKYDGPQCFIIPGNHDWFDGLHTFMRYICHKSWLGGWFMPQKKSYFALQLPKRWWVFGLDLALHNDIDVYQFKFFSEVIKDKVGENDSVIIMTHEPNWLLDWYWNGVSGKNVSHLICHYLKGRCKLRIAGDLHHYMRHSFVPSDGPVHVQHLIVNGCGGAFLHPTHVFSNFEEQYGTKYEMKAAYPSLDDSSRIALGNILKFRKKNWQFDIIGGVIYFVLSFSMFPQCKLDHILQADTFSGHLGSFFGTVWNVFLHVLENSYVSLAGVLLLLIAAIAFVPPKVSRKKRAIIGILHVSSHLLAALILMLLMELGVETCIRHNLLATSGYHTLYQWYRSVESEHFPDPTGLRSRIEQWTFGLYPACIKYLMSAFDVPEVMAVTRSNICKKGIASLSRGGSIIYYASVFLYFWVFSTPVVSLIFGSYLYICINWFHLHFDEAFSSLRIANYKSFTRFHIKEDGDLEVFTLAVDKTPKQWKLDSHWDAETKQPQQLSHQRKYPSKWRAATSQQDPLNTVKIVDHFVIRQTENTDTGATNGITQL